One genomic segment of Oceanispirochaeta sp. includes these proteins:
- a CDS encoding tripartite tricarboxylate transporter substrate binding protein translates to MKKLFVLVLCMAAMTGMVFAEGSGEYPERDITNVMVWGAGGGTDTCNRVVMPEMAKELGVNINVVNNPGGVAGSVGMAAAFAKDPDGYTICGLSESCVTSAVMGGFPERMNVWDFFIIGGSPDIVSVTPDAPYNSIEELVKAAKANPGSIRAGASGAGSIHHLNLLAFEKGAGVEFNFIPYDGSAPAQNAAMTGEITLVITSVAEQAQLIRGGKLRPLGMLVPEAFELGDTKIPSAFDAYPSMSEFLPISQAIGFAIRKDADKKIKSKLTNAFQVAMNSEAVIEFGKKNYYILSGKSGAEANKVFDSLESNFGWTLQELGAAKVDPASLGIPKP, encoded by the coding sequence ATGAAAAAACTGTTTGTACTGGTTTTGTGTATGGCAGCAATGACAGGAATGGTCTTTGCTGAAGGTTCTGGTGAATATCCCGAAAGAGATATTACAAATGTTATGGTATGGGGAGCCGGTGGTGGTACCGATACCTGCAACAGAGTAGTCATGCCCGAAATGGCCAAGGAACTGGGAGTTAACATCAATGTCGTCAACAACCCCGGTGGAGTTGCCGGTTCTGTTGGTATGGCAGCTGCATTTGCTAAGGACCCCGACGGTTACACTATCTGTGGTCTGTCCGAATCCTGTGTAACTTCAGCAGTAATGGGCGGATTCCCTGAAAGAATGAATGTATGGGATTTCTTTATCATCGGTGGTTCACCCGACATCGTTTCTGTAACTCCCGATGCTCCCTATAACTCTATTGAAGAACTGGTTAAAGCTGCCAAAGCTAATCCCGGATCTATCAGAGCAGGTGCTTCCGGTGCCGGTTCTATTCACCACCTGAACCTTCTGGCCTTCGAAAAAGGTGCTGGTGTTGAGTTTAACTTTATTCCCTACGACGGTTCAGCCCCTGCCCAGAATGCAGCCATGACTGGAGAAATAACTCTTGTTATTACTTCTGTTGCAGAACAGGCACAGTTGATCCGTGGTGGAAAACTGAGACCTCTTGGAATGCTCGTACCTGAAGCTTTTGAACTGGGAGACACAAAGATTCCTTCTGCTTTTGATGCTTACCCCAGCATGAGCGAATTCCTGCCCATCTCTCAGGCTATCGGTTTTGCTATCCGCAAAGATGCAGATAAAAAGATCAAATCAAAACTGACAAATGCATTTCAAGTTGCCATGAACTCTGAAGCTGTAATAGAATTCGGAAAGAAAAACTACTACATCCTCTCAGGTAAATCCGGTGCTGAAGCCAATAAAGTATTTGACAGCCTCGAATCCAACTTTGGATGGACTCTGCAAGAACTGGGAGCTGCCAAGGTAGATCCTGCTTCTCTTGGAATCCCCAAACCATAA